The Ziziphus jujuba cultivar Dongzao chromosome 5, ASM3175591v1 genome segment GCTCGTGATCTCCTTTTCTGATGTATAGCTTGTTCCTCTTCCGTAAGGGTAACTGGGGCTAGGCGGTAAACCTTTCCACACATCTCTACGGTTGAATTGTTCTTACCCACCTTCACCAGTGGATTATCGAATGGGTCATCATACTTAAGAGGCCTTGATCTGTAAAAgtcattgtaaaaataaaaaaacaaaacctatCACTTGTGTGCAACAAGCAGTTATATAAACAAACTTTTGGCAAGTAAAAAGGCATCAACTTTACACAAGATAACAGGCAGATCTTTAAAAAATGCGTTTTCAAAGGAAACATCACACAGAAAAAAACCTAACACAAAAGCATTTGATAACAGGGTTTAAGGATTGGAACCATACATGCCTCTTCTATCAGATCTCAGTTGGCCACGTCTGACTAAATCAGCTACAGAGCCAGGACGGCTATACCTTGACTTCCTCACCATATAAACTCTCACAGCCATTACCAAAAATGCTGTTGCAATACATATCCCAATTGCAAAATGGGATCCCATACGTTGTCTCATCTAATTGAAATAcccatccaaaaagaaaaaacaaaagcccCAATACCTTAGAATCAGCGTGCCATTTCTATATCAAAAACCCAATATtcaggaaggaaaaagaaaaagcaatacgAACAAGCTTTTTTTTACCCCGAAAACAATGGGAGGAAAGGAGCTGATCATTCCTTGCAATTTGCGAACTGGGTCTTGGATAATCGTAGTCTCAGCTTCACTCTTCACTGTCTCATCTTGGGAACTCTGGTCCTCGCAACCAGAGTTTGCGGAACGGTCAATGGCTCTCAGCACAAACATTTGTCTGAGCGACAATCGCCGAGTCCAGTTAAGTCGACCATAACTCGAGCTAACCTCTGGTCTGAGCTCTACAACATATGAAGGAATGTGGTGCTTGGAGCCCAAAATTGAGGGCtacaatttcaaattcaaatcccaaaaacaaaaaaaaaaaaaacaaaaaaaatggtaaGAAATCATCTGACTAACGACGAAAGCTGTCAATTTTTCgattttctaaattaaaggAAAAGGACTGAGAAACTTGCCTGAAAAGGAAGGGATTGGAATTGAATAGTCCAAATCGAAGTCATCGGAGAATGACGATGGAATGCTTCAATTTCATTCCCGGAAACAAGATTGCATCGAATGGGAAAATTGAGGTATTCGCTGAGCCTGAGAATTTGGGATTAGGGTTTTGAAGAAGAGATCGCAATGTGGAAAGTGAATTAACATCACAAATCCAGTCAGGCAATTCTTCCTATGGGTGTAGTGATGCTTACACTTCGCtaggaaatattattattattctgctCCCAAAAACTACCAGTGGATCCGTGGCGCAATGGTAGCGCGTCTGACTCCAGATCAGAAGGTTGCGTGTTCGATTCACGTCGGGTTCAAGCCccgttttcaaaaattaaaattataaaagatttagtttattttatttttttcaagggCACTGAAAAAGCTAGGTCGTATATACAGCACAATTATCAAACTCTTGAATAGGTTGTCCAtaaaaaaaaacgaaagaaaaacACTCCCGAATAAGAATATTAACAAAGCCACTAGTTTTTTGCCCTTTTGAAATTCATACCATAAGAATACGAAAGAGTCTTAAGTTTGTGCTTTGAACACTAGCTgtacttttaataaattttgttaattgaaaaGGCATAGTTGTCCATATGAGGTCCATGAATTTGGGTGGGTCAGAAAAATCTTAAATTAATTGGACGGTTCCAAAGAAAAGGGAATGTAATTAGTTTTATgaataaagaaataatgaaatatagcAAATAGAGGTGGTCTAATACGCTTCTTGTTAGGTCAAGACAACTTAAAACCAAAAATTgctattcacccaaaaaaaaaaaaaaaaaatacaaaagttgCTTCAAATGGAATTGCTTTATGAGATCTTTGCAAGTGATGTGTGTTTTTAATGATATCTTAAGACATCTTTCTCTATAATTTTTATCTGTAGTTAGAAAGTGCGTTgatcttatatttaatttaacaacaaagtTTATTCCGTTGATGAGTTCAATTAACTAAATTGCCTTTTATGTCACCCAAACCCACCACGACATTTCGCATACcctaaaaatgcttttgttatcTTTcgtttaattatgttttattcCTTCCACCTACAGCCTCTGCCCTCCTTCCAACTTGAGTACTGCGGCTAAGGTGATTCTATTaatttataacatatataaCTCAACAACAtgtgttttttccttttttttttttttttttttttgggctataacctttttaatttgttaagatGGCTTTTGCATTTTTCTTATACTCAATACACTTTAGCAGCTTCGACGTATCCACAAATTAGTcagtaggaaaaaaataaaataaccaagCCTTTCTAAAATCTACGATTATTTTAATACGAAAAAGAGCCTATCATCTTATATTAAAACCATTGTTTCATGTAGTCGTAAACAACTTTGCTTCATACAATTtccattttgaattatttactCATTAATTTAGAAGTGACGGTTAATATTATCAACCAAATGTACTTGGAGAATGACAGGGACTTGATACTTGTTTGAATGATTGAAGGGgaaaaatacaaggtaaaagaaaaaaaaaaaaaaaaaactttagtgACATTAGAGCAAGTAATACGGGATTATATtagtatgtaaaaaaaaaaaagaaaaaaaaaaaaaaagggtatcatgGAGGAAGGCGACTCtcatttttaaatgtaaaaattcTGGAGGAATGGCGAAAGTGACGGGACCTTGTTGAAATTTAGACAGACCCTCGTAAAGTGGGCATCTTTTTTCTCCAACATTAAAATTCAACCAAGTGTAAgcctttgttttcctttttccttttattctcGATTCCACCACGCTCCCCCACCtctaaaataaaaccaataacCTCAAACTCTTTGCCTTTTCTAATTTCTATGGGCTATATGGAGAAACATCGACCAAATCAGTGGGaggagttaaaagaaaaaaaaatgaggaatCAGAAAACAGTAACATAAGCTATGATTgatttgctttaaaaaaaaaacaaaacgtcCCTATTCCAAAATAATGAGACCAACTCGACTCGACTCGACACTGTGGGGGCATGTAAATCACGCAAGAGAAACTTTTTACTTCAACTTTCACGTCCATTAATCATGAGTCCCAAAGACTATATAACATATACCCTTTTCCACCCTTTGTAgacaaagaataaaataaaaatcatttaccaaaagaataaactaaaaatggaaaaaagtaaacaatttctccttctcttttcattttcagCTAGATCGTCaattggcaatttttttttttaatttttttgtttttgatatatAGATCCTCAATTGGCATtggaaattcaaactcaaatttgATATATCCCTTCATTTTTAAGATATCTTTTGCAAATAAAACTGACTACTATATCACTCAAATTGTCCTCGTGCGCCATTTCCATTTTCATGATCTATTAAAGACATTTCCATTTCCATGATCTAATGAGGATGCCTTTAATCGAATCAATTGGATTATAGAATACTGGAAATTTACCATCAACaaattgttttaagaatttccccaaaaaaatatttaaaaaaaaaaaaagaagacaaattgCTTCAAGAAAAGgcaaaaatattttgaagtctactcctttaaaaaaaatttaaaaaaaaactttttttttttttttaatagttttccGTTTTGTGCTGCCAAATTCTTAGAGAAGCTCAAAGatatcacatataaatatacaattgtACGTACACCAATACAATCACAGAGAGTCGGTCATCTTCCTGTGCAATTTCCCTTAAATCCTATAGATTTATACCCATAATCCAATTTAAACCGAATATGGactagaataattttaatatatggaaaaaaaggaaagaaaagggaGTCACAGAAAGTAGAGAAAGAGCCTAACGCTAGGACAAGAACCTATTGATATCGTCCTCTCGCTCCTTTAATCTTACCTCGTTTACAGAGCTAGAGCTCGCCGGAAAACCACCGCACTTCTGGCACCTTGTGACCACCAGAATCTGACGGCAGGAAGGGCAGGAGGAGTGGGATCCTAGCCAGGTGTCTATACAGGCCACGTGGAAGGCGTGGCCGCAGTGCGGAAGCTCGCGGATCTCGTCGCCGAGGGCGAACTCGGCGAGGCAGATGGCACAGTCGGTGAACTTAGAAGCGCAATCGGCGGTGAAGGTGAGCTTGGGGAGGGAGCGGAGGGTTTTCTTCTTGAGGCCTTTGTTTGGTGGAGGAACTGAAGGTCGAGACGAGGTTGCAGCGGCCGTTGATGAAGAAGGAACTATGGAGAGGCGCCGGAGCCAGGCGCATCGAGCGACGGCCACCAGCCCCAGCACGCAGATTAAGGCGCAAAGCAGAGCTGCGAGGATTACCACAAAGTCCGAGTCTACGGTGGCTGAGTCAGGCGCTGACGACTCGGCCGTGGACGACGAATTCACGCCGCTTAAGAATCTGAAAGGACGAGTCATGTGATTAGAGATGGGAAGGAGGGAAAGTCACAGTTTTTGGTGTTTTCTCTGAGCTCTCGGTGCGAGACTGCGAGTAAcgtttaaactttaaatgaaaCCAAATGAATTCATCAAATacgcaattattattattatttttcaaattagccATGTGGATGGGCCCGTCCTCCCACACCCAAATCCCAAGATGGGCATATGATTTGATATCTAGATTTATTATTCGCTTACTTAAACGCCCACTTAACAAtttgttttggtaattataCGCCCGCTTAACAATTGTAAATGAATGTTACCCACTCTATACATCCGACTTCGTCCACAGTTGCAATCTTGTGTGTGCCAATTTTTCCtccttttataaaaaatatatatttttaaaagatggTTTAACAAAAaacctcatttttttttctagatatatatctttttaaagaaaacacTTTCATCCCAATTTTCGTgtgatttgttcttttttaggaATTTTGAACCGAAAAAGCAAGAATACAATAAAAGGGTATTTCAAtctaaaaaagaatttattagTATACATAACTGTTCTGGTTGGCAGCTGTCTTTCTTTTAACTCATCGAGCATAAAATTGTGACTCATCTAAGAAGAACCAGAAAGAAGAAAGCTGAAAACTAAGAGCCAATTAAAACCAACCACCGTAAAAAACACACACGCACTCTCTGCTACCAACATCgaccttaattttattttcttcgggtgataaataactttttaattCAAGAAATTCCAACCCAGTCTCTACCCTACAGCTATGACTTGTTATTTTccccaaagaaaaagaagaacatTTCATTTTGATTGGAAGTGTAGaatttaaaagggaaaaaagaaaagaaaattggagTCCCAACTGTAGAAtagctttttgttgttgttgttgttgttttttttttttttttttttttttttttcgggtgaAATTCCAACTGAATGGTTTGGTGGAAGATCCACTCCATAATACATTCCACAAGGTGTCAGTTACAGTACAGGTGTGGGGCCTCCCAAGTCCAAAGGTCCAATCTCCTGGTTAGGAAAAAAACCAATTAACAATGTAAGCTTGTTCGATCAATTGGCCACGTTGAAATTCCGGCCACGTGGCCACAAAAGCTTTGAAGATTTCAAGACTCGGTTTTCTTCTTCTGCCTTTGTTTAGGACATTCCCAAATCGAGGAAAAGCGAGAGAGCGAGAAAGAGACCCGTCACCcacccaaaaattaaaatgatactTCAACTAAAACTAATAAGTGAGGTGGACAACATGCACACCTTCACATATTGTGGAAACCAAACCAATTCATTTTCAAGTATTTTACTCCAACGCGATAAGTTCGACTTTAATCCATTTATCTTACTATTACTACTTTCACAGGATATGTGCATATCGCATTTTGCAATTGCCACTTCGCAATTACCATTTCTGACCACTACGAgtaaagagagaagaaaaaacctACTGCTGCTTGTCGACAGAACCCAAAACTGGATCCTACAAAAACGTACCCTGGAAAAAACGAAGAAACTGAttcatatatattgtatttgtaGAAATCGATAAGGCCCAAATTTGCTTGGATAAAAATATACCCGCATGCTTTTCCTTCCCTTGGTCAAATGATTATCCTTCTAATCTAATGCTTCATCTCTCCCTAATGGTATACAATTAGCtcttttccaaataattatataacaaatcaGTTACCAAAATTCTATGCGCAAATGAAATGCAAATCATCCATACCTTACAACCACTTAATGCTTACATCTTAACACGAAACATCTTTCCTACCCCACTTTAATCCTACACACCCATCAGTGCAAGCTTGCCTACCAGTTGTTGCTAACCAGCTTTGGAGGTACAAACTAAGTTCACTGTTTTTCCTCACGAGCTAAACATATAATTGGACATGCAACCCCACCAGCCCACAAGGGAATAGAGTTCACATTTTTCTTGGACATAAAACCCATGGTCCCCCGCACTCACTCTCAAGCAGTACCATACCATAATATAGCATGACAGCTATTTTATGACCCAACTTCTTCGTATGCAACATATAGATCAGACCAACTAAGCAGACAGACACCTCTTAAGATCCACTACACCTTAACACTAGCATCACATTATTCTCTCAGTTCTTGACAAGAGAAAAACTTCTGAATGAGCAAGTACTCAGCCTACAATCTGGGAGACAAGCAGGGCCTTTCTTCGATGGGTGACGAAATTATTCCATCTCCAAGGCTATCCAAAGTACCAAAAatcttttggggaaaaaaaaaggaaaaagaaaatcaattaagGGCCCCCAAAAATCTGGCAATAACATTACTCACTAATCAGTTTCAGCTGAGAAGCTGTCCattataattcaaaaatagaataatatgcTCTGCATTGATACATGTCACCTCAAAATTATGTCAAGCTCTGTCTTGTCTTCTCACAAATCAAATCTCACATTCCATCTACCATTACTATCAGCATTTAATGTCCAATTGTTTTCTCTGATCTGCACATATGGAACCTAAGGAGAAGAGACAGTAGCAGCGCATACGTCAATATAGTAATCTAATAATCTAAGGAAACTCAAGGTAAAGACTCAGTGAAGAATTGAACTCATCATCATAGTTAATCATCCAAACTAAGTcatcaagaagaagaaacaaaagataaataatcTTTCATAAATCTCTTTCATTCTGATACCTGTTCTATCACTTCATAGCCAAATTTGAGCCTAACATCTTGATCCCTCTGAAAATTCAAAATACTCCAAGTAAATTCAGCAGCACCTTTCGGCCTCCTCTGTCAAAGTATTAGAATAAATTAAGTACGATAACAAATTTTGAATCAATAACGCAGCTTTTTTAAAGCTCAAGGTAATACCGACCTCTCTTAATTCTTTGTCGGCATCGCATTGTCCCTTGATATTAAAGCTCAATTGGCCGTCAGTTGTCACAGGGAATGACTTCTTACCACGGATGTTGTACCGCAGTTTCTCATGCTTATCATATCGTAATCCAACACCTAAGCTTGCCGAGAACTACAATGGCATATAAAACTTAGAACTATATATTAGGAACAATACAAAAGAATTGCACATGAATTGCTCCGAAACTCTGTTTGTTTAAAAGAAGCTCCTTTCAGCAGCACACATTCTTATGCAAATGTTTAAATCTCTTTGACGCTTTCCATTATAAATTCCATTTTGCAGTTTCCATTAAACTCCTTTTCAGCACTTGTCATATAAATATtggttaaaaattttgttttggtaCTTGTCTTCTTAATGGAGGAAAGGCACTGTGTCTTTCTTAGTACAGAGCTAAGAATAACTGAAATCCTGAGCAGAGAAGCTAAAAGACACTTGTGTctaggcccaaaaaaaaaaaaggaactaggGAGATTTTTCACAACGTGCAAAACACAGAAACATGCTAAGttgtttgtttttatcattattattattattatttggcttAAAGCAAACATGCCAAGCTATTAGTAATTCAAAACCGTTGTTTTTCAGTATATAATTGAGTATTTTTCCATCCTAAAGTATTGACAGTTTAGCACAAGCTATTTTGATTTGAGAGTTATTCTGGCATCGTTATTATATTCAACAAAGTACACATCCTTTTACACGTCTCATCCTCGTTTGCTCAATTCTACTTCTAACTTATTCAAAATAACTCATAACtctttcaaaaaatatcaaatgaaaCCCACAAGTGGAACATACATCTGGAAAGAAGCGTCTCAAAACCGCACTGAGATGACTCGGAGTTCCAACCCTTGTATCCAGCTCCGCATGAACCTAAACACAAAGTCTTAATTTAGCATCCAATACTGATTAAGCTAGTAATAGAAATAAACGTAACCTTATGCTACTAAatcagaagggaaaaaaaatgtgcatatatatatatatatatatatatatatatataaatgtagcAACTCTGGAATAAAGAAAGCAGGGAAACCAGAGAAAAAACACGAAATCGAGTAAGAAACTgggaaaatgatttaaaaaaaaaaaaaaaaaaaaaaaaacaagaggaGGGAGTTAGGGGAGGAAACAGTACCTGCAAGTGTAATTTGGAGTCGATTGGGATTTTCTCCTTAGCATGGATCTTTAAAGCTTTGGAATCACTGCGATATCTTAGGGAGGTCTCCATCTGAGAGATTCGAGGAAAGTCAAAATCCACTAAAACCCTAGTTCCAGATGGAGATAGACATGGCGGGGGGCTGGGAGGGAAGCAATCTTATCAGTATACCTTCCTGTCCTCCTCCACTCCGCTATCCGACCCTCCAAAGTCCAACCTCTTACCAATGATCCAATCCAAGCAATGGTCATCGTAACGATTCTCCCATCCAATCGTAGCATGCCACGTCGTTGTTCAACTATATAGCCCAAGCCCAAGACCAAGCCCGCTTTAGTGAGCCCAATCCATAGTCTCCATCGTCAGTCATCCAAATTCCCACTCGTGGTTTTTAGTAGGTACTGCGAAAATTCCCATTCGAAAAGGAAACCCGTTAGCAGTGTCAAAGAGCTTGTGATATTCTGGTGTTTGAGTTGGCCAGTTGGTGTGTCAACCGGCGAAAATGGGGTTGAGGTTGGATCTGTTTTTGTTTACCATCGGCATTCTATGGGGAGCTGTGGTCTCCGATCTGGTCCTCTCCAAGGTGGACCGGCGCGTAAGTCTCTTTCCCTCTCATTTTCTAGGGTTGAGGGTTTTTCTATCAACTTAGATCTCTCACTCTCGGCTTCTTCTTATCTCATTTTGTTTGATCAGATTCAACTACTTctctaattgttattattattattattattgttgttttcatGTTTTGGTTGTAGAATATTTCTGGTTATTTTGTCCCATTTTTtactttggaaaaataaaaaaaattaaaaattctcaTTCCCGTAGCTGGGTCACATACAAGTAAGTGGACTTTGTGTTGACCTTTCGATTGTTTCTGGGTTGTAGATAGATTTGAGATCACAAGCCGTGCGCATCGTTTCGACACTGAAGGTATACTTGCTTATACTTCTTCTTCGATGCCTTAATTCGCACCATCATTTTCatcatttataattaatttacctTTAAAGGACCTGGATGAATTGTTCTTAATTTCAGCAGATTCAATTTGAAAGTGTcaacaacttttttttataggtagtaataataataataatgaaatgtgCTTTGACGGTTCTATTTTAGGTGGAGAATGAAGGAAGCGATTTGGTTTCGGAGGTTCTGTTGGCGTTCCCTGATAACCGGATAAAACATTTGGCATATTTGGCTGCTTCACCTAacgaaggaaaaggaaaagcaaaAGTTTCAAGTAATGCTTACCCTGTAGAAGCAGCCCAACCTAAAGATGTGCCTCCGGGCTTGACCTTTTATTCGGTATCTCTACCAAAGGGACTGGGCAAGGGGGACAGCTTAACCTTTGATGTATTGGCTGTCTTCACCCACACCTTGCAGCCATTTCCTGAGAAAATTACTCAGGCTGATGTGCAGCTCCTAGTCTTCCAAGAAAGTGCACACTACCTCTCTCCTTATCAAGTCAAAGTCCAATCCCTCAGTGTTAAATTACCTGATGCAAGAATTGAATCCTATACAAGATTAGAAAATTCAAAGATTCATGGTTCCGAGATCAAATATGGTCCTTATGAGAATCTCCCTCCCTTCTCATACTCGCCTATTGTTGTACATTTCGAAAGCAATGAACCTTTTGCTGTTGCCCATAAATTGGTTCGAGAGATTGAGGTTTCCCACTGGGGTAATGTTCAGGTGACAGAGCATTACGATCTTGTCCATGGTGGTGCTCAAAGTAAAGGGGAATTTTCCAGGTTTGACAGTGGTTTATTTTTACATGTATCTTTTATTGTTAAGTGATACAATGCTTATTgaaggttttatttatttattattattatttttttccttattctgCTGCAGGCTTGATTATCAAGCTAGACCTCATGTAAGGGGTGCATCCGCCTTCAGGCGTCTTGTTGCAAGATTGCCACCAAGAGCTCATTCTGTCTATTACAGGGATGAGATCGGCAACATCTCAACATCTCATTTATGGGGTGATTCTAAAAAGGTaactattttatttcatttgagTGGACCTTTTCAACTATTCGTCATTGTTTTATTGAATTCTTCTCTATGAATTACAGACCGAACTCGAAATTGAACCTAGATATCCAATGTTTGGTGGTTGGAAAACTGCTTTCACCATCGGGTATGGCTTGCCTCTTCATG includes the following:
- the LOC107419816 gene encoding RING-H2 finger protein ATL80-like, with translation MTRPFRFLSGVNSSSTAESSAPDSATVDSDFVVILAALLCALICVLGLVAVARCAWLRRLSIVPSSSTAAATSSRPSVPPPNKGLKKKTLRSLPKLTFTADCASKFTDCAICLAEFALGDEIRELPHCGHAFHVACIDTWLGSHSSCPSCRQILVVTRCQKCGGFPASSSSVNEVRLKEREDDINRFLS
- the LOC107419821 gene encoding outer envelope pore protein 21B, chloroplastic, with amino-acid sequence METSLRYRSDSKALKIHAKEKIPIDSKLHLQVHAELDTRVGTPSHLSAVLRRFFPDFSASLGVGLRYDKHEKLRYNIRGKKSFPVTTDGQLSFNIKGQCDADKELRERRPKGAAEFTWSILNFQRDQDVRLKFGYEVIEQVPYVQIRENNWTLNADSNGRWNVRFDL
- the LOC107419825 gene encoding protein MULTIPLE CHLOROPLAST DIVISION SITE 1, with translation MTSIWTIQFQSLPFQPSILGSKHHIPSYVVELRPEVSSSYGRLNWTRRLSLRQMFVLRAIDRSANSGCEDQSSQDETVKSEAETTIIQDPVRKLQGMISSFPPIVFGMRQRMGSHFAIGICIATAFLVMAVRVYMVRKSRYSRPGSVADLVRRGQLRSDRRGISRPLKYDDPFDNPLVKVGKNNSTVEMCGKVYRLAPVTLTEEEQAIHQKRRSRAYQWKRPTIFLKEGDSIPPDVDPDTVRWIPANHPFATTASDIDEDLAQNNVYQKHGVPFRIQAEHDALQRKLEALHSDQKLNKLVIEPGNAKDFERAFKSYSKPIERGEENFLNDHASSSKPPLSESEEMQKP
- the LOC107419817 gene encoding dolichyl-diphosphooligosaccharide--protein glycosyltransferase subunit 1A, producing MGLRLDLFLFTIGILWGAVVSDLVLSKVDRRIDLRSQAVRIVSTLKVENEGSDLVSEVLLAFPDNRIKHLAYLAASPNEGKGKAKVSSNAYPVEAAQPKDVPPGLTFYSVSLPKGLGKGDSLTFDVLAVFTHTLQPFPEKITQADVQLLVFQESAHYLSPYQVKVQSLSVKLPDARIESYTRLENSKIHGSEIKYGPYENLPPFSYSPIVVHFESNEPFAVAHKLVREIEVSHWGNVQVTEHYDLVHGGAQSKGEFSRLDYQARPHVRGASAFRRLVARLPPRAHSVYYRDEIGNISTSHLWGDSKKTELEIEPRYPMFGGWKTAFTIGYGLPLHDFLFESEGKRLLNFSFGCPMNEVVIDTLIVKVVLPEGSRDISVSAPFPVKQWQEKKISHLDVDGRPVVVLEKTNVVPEHNQYFQVYYKFNSFAMLREPLMLISGFFFFFVACILYTHADLSISKSSASYLAKMQWDEVQAAVQQVQNIVNRCLTIHDKLEASLSDLSRTGDIQGCKAARKAADGSLKELIKELKPLLSFLQSSQQAAQILPKVEELVAKEKDLQERLMAKHGAVVDCYEKKYGGREIENRVAQQQQKITALRHEVDDLLEIIDEI